In one window of Festucalex cinctus isolate MCC-2025b chromosome 14, RoL_Fcin_1.0, whole genome shotgun sequence DNA:
- the slc25a16 gene encoding solute carrier family 25 member 16: protein MTSEAAATVATPPALSSTPAKKDHYWLRSFVAGGVAGCCAKTTIAPLDRVKILLQAQNPHYKHLGVFSTLKAVPKKEGFRGLYKGNGAMMVRIFPYGAIQFMAFDNYKKLLNKQLGISGHIHRLMAGSMAGMTAVICTYPLDMVRARLAFQVTGEHRYTGIANAFHSIYLNEGGFLGFYRGLTPTLIGMAPYAGFSFFTFGTLKSLGLKHFPETLGRPSSDNPDVLVLKTKVNLLCGGVAGAIAQTISYPLDVARRRMQLGSVLPDSHKCVSLSKTLSYVYKEYGVKNGLYRGLSLNYIRCVPSQAVAFTTYEFMKQLLHLN, encoded by the exons ATGACATCGGAGGCTGCTGCTACCGTCGCCACACCTCCAGCCTTAAGCAGCACTCCAGCCAAAAAAGACCACTACTGGCTCCGCTCCTTTGTAGCTGGAG GTGTTGCAGGATGCTGTGCCAAGACTACAATCGCTCCTCTAGACCGAGTAAAGATTCTGCTTCAGGCCCAGAATCCCCACTACAAACATCTGG GAGTGTTTTCCACTCTGAAAGCCGTGCCAAAAAAAGAAGGCTTCCGTGGTTTGTATAAGGGCAATGGGGCAATGATGGTGAGGATATTTCCTTATGGCGCAATCCAGTTCATGGCCTTTGACAATTATAAAAAG TTGCTTAATAAACAACTTGGGATCTCCGGACATATTCACCGCCTCATGGCCGGATCTATGGCAG GTATGACGGCGGTGATATGCACCTATCCACTTGACATGGTTCGAGCCAGACTGGCCTTTCAGGTGACTGGGGAGCACCGCTACACCGGAATCGCCAATGCCTTCCACTCAATCTATCTGAAT GAAGGAGGATTCTTGGGCTTCTACCGGGGACTCACCCCAACCCTCATTGGAATGGCCCCATATGCAG GTTTCTCCTTCTTCACCTTCGGGACCCTGAAAAGCCTCGGTTTAAAACATTTCCCAGAGACGCTGGGACGGCCGTCCTCAGACAACCCCGACGTCCTGGTTCTAAAAACCAAAGTCAACCTGCTGTGTGGAGGTGTTGCCGGTGCCATTGCTCAGACGATTTC CTATCCTTTGGACGTCGCCCGGCGAAGGATGCAGCTAGGATCCGTGCTTCCTGATTCGCACAAGTGTGT CTCCCTGAGCAAGACCCTGTCGTACGTCTACAAGGAGTACGGCGTCAAGAACGGCCTGTACCGAGGCCTCTCGCTCAACTATATCCGCTGCGTGCCCTCTCAGGCTGTGGCCTTCACCACCTACGAATTCATGAAGCAGCTCCTCCACCTCAACTAG